In Corylus avellana chromosome ca2, CavTom2PMs-1.0, the following proteins share a genomic window:
- the LOC132171485 gene encoding germin-like protein subfamily 1 member 13: MMKGVHFLAIVALLSLASSFVSAFDPSPLQDICVAIDDPKSAVFVNGKFCKDLKDSNANDFFFEGLQNPGNTDNKVGSNVTTVNVDQIKGLNTLGISLVRIDYAPYGQNPPHIHPRGTEILVVVEGSLLVGFVTSNMENRLFTKVLNKGDVFVFPIGLIHFQFNVGHSNALAFAALSSQNAGVITIADAVFGSDPPINSDVLAKAFQLDKNIVEELQKKFEYKN, translated from the exons ATGATGAAAGGAGTCCATTTCCTTGCAATTGTTGCTCTCTTGTCACTTGCATCCTCCTTTGTCTCTGCCTTCGATCCCAGCCCTCTTCAGGACATTTGTGTTGCAATTGATGACCCCAAgtctgcag TGTTTGTGAATGGGAAATTCTGCAAGGATTTGAAGGATTCCAATGCCAATGATTTCTTTTTCGAAGGGCTCCAAAATCCTGGAAATACAGATAATAAAGTTGGGTCGAATGTCACTACCGTAAATGTGGACCAAATAAAAGGCCTCAACACTCTAGGCATATCCTTAGTTCGTATTGACTATGCACCATATGGCCAAAACCCCCCCCACATTCACCCTCGTGGCACTGAGATTCTAGTAGTCGTTGAAGGTTCTCTCTTAGTTGGTTTTGTCACATCCAACATGGAGAACCGCCTTTTCACCAAAGTTCTAAACAAGGGAGATGTCTTTGTGTTCCCAATTGGTCTCATTCACTTCCAGTTTAACGTGGGACACTCCAATGCTCTAGCTTTTGCTGCTTTGAGTAGTCAGAATGCAGGTGTCATCACGATTGCGGACGCTGTTTTTGGATCTGATCCTCCCATCAATTCTGATGTTCTCGCCAAGGCCTTCCAACTTGACAAGAATATTGTTGAAGAGCTTCAGAAAAAGTTCGAATACAAAAATTAG